A stretch of DNA from Cryptosporangium aurantiacum:
TGTCCGACGACGGCGACCTGACCGCCGTGCGGTTCGGCAACTGGAAGCTGGTCTTCCTCGAGCAGCGAGCCACCGGCACGTTGCGGGTGTGGGCCGAGCCGTTCACCGAGCTGCGCGTCCCCAAGATCTTCAACCTGCGCACCGATCCGTACGAACGGGCCGACGTCACCTCGAACACCTACTACGACTGGGTCCTCGACCACGCCTGGCTCGCCGTGCCGATGCAGTCGTACGTGGCCGGCATGCTCCAGACCTTCGCCGAGTTCCCTCGTCGGCAGGAGCCCGCCAGTTTCAGCCTCGAGCAGGTGCTGGCGAAGCTGCAGAGCGGAATCGGGAGCGCGTGACCGCGTCTCTCGCGGTCGGGGCTCCGCCGACCGGCGACATGGTCTGGGTTCCCGGGGGCGCGTTCCGGATGGGATCCGACGACCATTACCCCGAGGAGGCGCCGGCCCGGGTGGTGGAGGTCGACGGCCTCTGGGTGTGCCGGACCACGGTGACGAACGCGGCGTTCGCGGCGTTCGTCGCCGCGACCGGCTACCGGACCGTCGCCGAACGTCCGCTGGATCCGGCCGACTTCCCCGGCGCCCCGGCCGAGAACCTGGTGCCCGGCTCGATGGTTTTTGTCGGGACGCCGGGCCCCGTCGACCTGCGTCATCTCAGCCAGTGGTGGGCCTGGGTGCCGGGCGCCTCCTGGCGCCACCCGGAGGGGCCGCGCAGCGACCTGCACGGTCGCGCCGACCATCCGGTGGTGCACGTCGCCTACGAGGACGCCGACGCGTACGCGACCTGGGCCGGGCTCGTGCTGCCCACCGAGGCCCAGTGGGAGCATGCGGCCCGGGGAGGCATCGACGGCGCGACCTACACCTGGGGAGCCGATCCGGAGACGCCGGACGAGCGCCGGGCCAACTACTGGCACGGCGACTTCCCCTGGCGGGCCGAGAAAGGGTACGGCCGCACCGCGCCGGTCGCCACGTTCCCACCCAACGGCTACGGCCTGGCCGACATGGCGGGCAACGTCTGGGAGTGGACCCAGGATTGGTACGTCGAACGCCGCTGGGCCGACCTCTCGCCCTGCTGCCTTCCCCGCGACCCACGCGGCGGATCGGCCGAGCAGAGCTACGACCCCGCCCAGCCGCAGATCCGCATCCCGCGCAAGGTCCTGAAGGGTGGCTCGTTTCTCTGCGCGGACAGCTACTGCCTCCGATACCGGCCCGCCGCGCGACGGCCGCACATGGTTGACACCGGCATGAGTCACATCGGCTTCCGCTGCGTCGCCCCGCCTCAGCGATGAACTCCGCGACCGACGGGGCGGCGTTCCAACGCGCCATGGCCGCGTCGTTCGCGCTCGGAGCGGCGTGCTTCCTCGTCGGTCCGGCGCCCGGGTACGTCGACCTCGTCGGCGCCACCGCTGACGCCATCACGTTCTTCGTCGGCTCGGTGTTCTTCACGATCGGGGGTGCGCTGCAGACCTGGCAGGCCGCGGCGCGTCGACACCGAGCCGACGAGGTGGTGGCGGTGCTCCAGTCGGCCGGCACCCTGTTCTTCAACCTGTCCACGTTCCGTGCGATGCAGACCGTGCTCGCGGACTCGAACTACGACCGGCTCGTGTGGCGGCCAACCTGACCACCTGCGCCGGGGCCGCGTGCTTCCTGGCCTGCGCGCTCGGCAGCTGGCCCGCTCGCCGGGCGGACCGACGACAGCACTACGACAAGGAGGTGCGGTGATGCTGAAGCATCCCCGGGAAACGCAGGCGGTGACCGGCGACCTCTCCGTGGCGCCGATCTTCGGCCTGGAGGGCAAACGAATCAGCCGGCACGAGCTGCCGGAGGACGAGCTTCCCCGCGATGTCGCCTACGAGATCATCCACGACGAGTTGATGCTCGACGGCAACGCGCGGCTGAACCTGGCCACGTTCGTCACCACCTGGATGGAGCCGCAGGCCGACAGGTTGATGGCCGAGTGCTTCGACAAGAACATGATCGACAAGGACGAATATCCGCAGACGGCGGAGCTCGAGACTCGATGTGTGAACATGCTCAGCCGGCTCTGGCACGCCCCGGACGCCGCACTCGCCACCGGCTGCTCGACGACCGGGTCGAGCGAAGCGGCGATGCTCGGCGGCCTCGCGCTCAAGCGTCGCTGGCAGCACCGGCGAGCCGCCGCGGGACAGCCTGCCGACCGGCCGAACCTGGTGATGGGCATCAACGTCCAGGTCTGCTGGGAGAAGTTCGCCAACTACTGGGACGTCGAGATGCGTCTGGTTCCCATGGACGGCGACCGATTCCACCTCTCCGCGGAAGAAGCCGTGAAGCTGTGTGACGAGAACACGATCGGCGTGGTGGCCATCCTCGGATCGACGTTTGACGGGTCTTACGAGCCGGTGCAGGAGATCTGCGCCGCGCTCGACGCGTTCCAGGCGGACACCGGGATCGACGTCGCGGTCCATGTCGACGGCGCCTCCGGGGCTTTCGTCGCGCCGTTCGTCGACCCCGAGCTGGTCTGGGATTTCCGGCTGCCGCGGGTGACATCGATCAACGCGTCGGGACACAAGTACGGCCTGGTCTATCCGGGCGTCGGCTGGATCGTCTGGCGGGACGCCGAGGCCCTGCCCGAGGACCTGGTCTTCTGGGTCAACTATCTCGGCGACAACATGCCCACGTTCGCGCTGAACTTCTCCCGGCCCGGCGCGCAGGTCGTGGCGCAGTACTACAACTTCCTGCGCCTAGGATTCCGCGGATACCAGCGCGTGCACGGCTACGCCAGGGAGGTCGCGACCCGGCTATCCGGCGAGATCGCGAAGCTGGGCCCGTTCGAGCTGATCACCAGAGGCGACGAACTACCGGTGTTCGCCTTCACGCTGCGCGCCGACGTCACCAACTACACAGTGTTCGATGTCTCCGCCGCGCTGCGGGAACGCGGTTGGCTGGTGCCCGCCTACACGTTCCCCAAGAACCGAGAGGACCTCGCTGCCCTGCGGGTCGTCGTCCGACGCGGCTTCACCCACGACCTGGCCGACATGCTGATCGCCGACATCAAGCGGCAACTGCCGAGCCTGCAGAAGCGAACAGCACCGATCAACGACGCCGACGCCGCCGGCTTCCACCACTGAGCGCGGCCCGCTCGGCGTCAGCGGGTGGCGGTCAGCTGCGGACGCAACCAACCCCAGACGAGTTTGCCGCCTGCGGTGGTCAGGTGGAGGCCGTCGGTGCGGAGCGTGACGCCGTTCAGCTCGCTCGTGTAGCCGGACTTGCACAGGAACGGGTTCGGGTCGATCACCGCGACCTTGTTCCCCAGCGTCGCCGCGGCCTTCTTCGCGGCTTCGTTCGTGGCCGCCACGCGCTTGGCGTCGTTCAGCACCGGGGGGTACCGGCCGGCGGCGAACATCGTCGCGGCCGGTAGCCCGGTGTCCGGTACCTGGTGGCAGTGGTTCAGCACGACCACGGCGCGCGGTGCGTACTTCAGGATCTCCCGCAGCACCTGGACGTAGTCCGCCGTGGTCGCTTCCAGCCACGCGTCGGACGTGTACGGCACCGTCCGCCCGCCGATCCACCGGTCGTACTGCTCCCACGAACCCGCGAACAGCACCCCGACCGACGGCGCCGCCGCCTCGATCTCCATCTCCCGGACCGCGGCCCAGTCAGTGCACAGCGGTTGCTCGGGTGAGAGCGGCTTGCCTTCCACCGACGCGGTGTACGGCACGACACCACACCCGAACCGGGTGGCGATGCTCAGGTTCACGTCCGGCCCCGGATCGTCCCGCACCGCCGCGAACAGGCTCAACGCGTTCGAGTCCCCCACCAGCAGGATCTTGTTCGCGCCGGTCCCGCCCTGCGTCCGGTCGGCCGCTACCGCGGCCAGCGAGTCGACCGAGTCAGCCGACTCCTCCTTGATGCCTGCGACGCCCGGCACGGCGACGCCGACCAGCGCCGCAACCAGCGCAGCCGCCGCGATCGGCCCGGCCACCTGCGGCGATGCCAGCGAGTTCGGTGGCGCGCCAATCCGCAGTGGACGCTCGACGATGACGAACGACGCGATCGACACCAGCGCGGTGAACGCGATCCGCACGATCAGCAGCGGGACGCCGTCGATGCCGGTGCGCTCCGGGCTCAGTACCAAGTAGACCGGCCAGTGCCAGAGGTAGATCCCGTAGGAGAGCACGCCGACGACGACCAACGGCTGCCAACTCAGCAGGACGTTCGGTGAGAGCTTGCTGGTGCCGACGACGGACGCCACGACGAGTACGGATGCCACCGAGAGCAGCAGGAACCCGCCCTGGTACATCCGTGGGTCGGCCTGCGCGGCCAGCACGAACGCGACGAGGAGCCCGGCCAAGCCGATCCAGCCGAGCACCGCGACGACCGCGTTGTCGAGCAGCTTTCGCCCCATCGGTGACACCGCGAAGCACGCGAACGCGGCACCCACCAGCAACCCCTGCAGGCGCGTGTCGGTGCCGTAGTAGGCCCGCGATCCGTCCGAGGTGGACTGGAGCGCCGCCATCAGACCCGCCGAGGCGAGCGCCGCGATCGCCAGCAGCCAGCCAAGCACCCGCCGCCCGCCCGGCGAACGGAACAGCACGAGAAGGGCGAGCGGCAGCAGCAGGTACCACTGCTCCTCGATCGCGAGCGACCAGGTGTGCTGGAACGGGGACGGGTCCTCGAACGCCTGCGCGTAGGACTCGCCGCGCAGCACGAACCACCAGTTCGAGACGTAGAACAGCACCGCGAGCGCGTCACCGCGAGTGCTTTGTGGCCACTCGACGTCGAGCATCGGGAAGAGCACGAGCACGCCGGCGACCATCAGGACCAGCGCCGGGAGCAGACGCCGTGCCCGGCGGATCCAGAAGTTCTTCAGGTGCAGCGTCTGCGTGCGGTCGTGTTCCAGCAGGAGCAGCGACGTGATCAGGTAGCCGGAGAGCACGAAGAAGATGTCGACGCCGAGGAAGCCGCCGGGGAGGAACGTGACTCCGCCGTGGTACAGCAGGATCGCGATCACCGAGATCGCGCGGATCCCGTCCAGGCCGGGGTTGTAGCGGTGTCCGGCGTGGACACCGCCCGCCTTGGGGCGGCTGAACAGCTGGCCTTCGGCGACGGAGCTTCGTGCGGTGTCCAGTGGCCCCTCTACCGCGGCCTCCACCTCGACCGCAGGTGGGGCCTCGACGGCGACTGCTCCTTCGTCGGCGGCCGAGGCGGCGTCAGCGGACACGGGATCATCGGGCTGCACATCGCTCGGGACGCGCTGGGCAGGCACCACAGGGGCGCCTTCTACGACCGGTAACTGCTCGTGCTGCTCTGCACTGTGCCGACCCACCCGGCCGATTGTGCCATTACACAGCGGTAACGATGCCCTAATACAACAATCGGCCCTCTTTCGCGCAGGGGGCAGACTGGCACCGTGGAATCCACTGACACAGCCCCAGCAGCCGAGGGCGAAAGAGACGGGTACCGGTGGCTGGAGGACGTCACCGGGGACGGTCCGCTCGAGTGGGCCCGCGAGCACAACACCCGCACGCTCGCCGCCTACACCGAGACCCCGCGGTTCACCGAGATCCAGGACGAGATCCGTGAGGTCCTCGACGCCGAGACCCGAATTCCGTACGTCGTACGCCGCGGCGAATACCTCTACAACTTCTGGCAGGACGCCGCCAACCCGCGCGGGCTCTGGCGCCGGACGTCGCTCGAGCAGTACCGCAACGACAAACCCGACTGGGACGTCCTACTCGACGTCGACGCGCTCGCCACCGCCGAGGATCAGAACTGGGTGTGGCACGGGGCCACGTTCCTCGCGCCGGACTACGACCGATGCTTGATCTCGCTGTCGGTCGGCGGCTCCGACGCGGACGTCACCCGCGAGTTCGACCCGGTGACCAGGGAATTCGTGACCGACGGGTTCACGTTGCCGGAGGCCAAGAGCAGCACCGGCTGGGTCGACCGCGACACGCTCTACGTGGGTACCGACTTCGGCCCCGGCTCGATGACCGACTCCGGCTACCCCCGGGTCGTGAAGCGCTGGCGCCGCGGCACCCCACTGGACGACGCGGTGACCGTGTTCGAGGGTGAGCAGACGGACGTCTCGGTGCACGCCTGGCGCGACCAGCTGTCAGGGCTGGACTTCCTCACCCGCAGCGTCGACTTCTACCACCGCAAGCGGTACCTGCTGGTCGACGACGTCCCGGAGCCGCTCGACGTACCGGACGACGCCGAGATCAGCGTCCACGCCGGGCATCTGACCGTCGAACTCCGCACGGACTGGGACGCGTACCCGGCCGGCGCGCTGCTGGCGATCGACTTCGAGCGGTTCCGGTCCGGCGACCGGACGTTCGACGTGTTGTTCGCCCCCGACGAGCGCTCGGCGCTGGTCTCCTACCACTGGACCGAGCACGCGCTGCTGGTCAGCTCGCTGGTCGACGTCCAGCCCACGCTGGAGGTGCTGCAGCCGGGCCCGTCCGGCTGGACGCGCAGCCCGTCCGCACCAGCGCCGGCGTGGTGCAGCGTCCGGGTCATCTCGACCGATCGGCACCACGGCGACGAGTACCTGCTCGCGGTCGACGGTTACCTCGTCGCGCCGGAGC
This window harbors:
- a CDS encoding glutamate decarboxylase; amino-acid sequence: MLKHPRETQAVTGDLSVAPIFGLEGKRISRHELPEDELPRDVAYEIIHDELMLDGNARLNLATFVTTWMEPQADRLMAECFDKNMIDKDEYPQTAELETRCVNMLSRLWHAPDAALATGCSTTGSSEAAMLGGLALKRRWQHRRAAAGQPADRPNLVMGINVQVCWEKFANYWDVEMRLVPMDGDRFHLSAEEAVKLCDENTIGVVAILGSTFDGSYEPVQEICAALDAFQADTGIDVAVHVDGASGAFVAPFVDPELVWDFRLPRVTSINASGHKYGLVYPGVGWIVWRDAEALPEDLVFWVNYLGDNMPTFALNFSRPGAQVVAQYYNFLRLGFRGYQRVHGYAREVATRLSGEIAKLGPFELITRGDELPVFAFTLRADVTNYTVFDVSAALRERGWLVPAYTFPKNREDLAALRVVVRRGFTHDLADMLIADIKRQLPSLQKRTAPINDADAAGFHH
- a CDS encoding prolyl oligopeptidase family serine peptidase encodes the protein MESTDTAPAAEGERDGYRWLEDVTGDGPLEWAREHNTRTLAAYTETPRFTEIQDEIREVLDAETRIPYVVRRGEYLYNFWQDAANPRGLWRRTSLEQYRNDKPDWDVLLDVDALATAEDQNWVWHGATFLAPDYDRCLISLSVGGSDADVTREFDPVTREFVTDGFTLPEAKSSTGWVDRDTLYVGTDFGPGSMTDSGYPRVVKRWRRGTPLDDAVTVFEGEQTDVSVHAWRDQLSGLDFLTRSVDFYHRKRYLLVDDVPEPLDVPDDAEISVHAGHLTVELRTDWDAYPAGALLAIDFERFRSGDRTFDVLFAPDERSALVSYHWTEHALLVSSLVDVQPTLEVLQPGPSGWTRSPSAPAPAWCSVRVISTDRHHGDEYLLAVDGYLVAPELHRLVAGTDEPAEVLKRSPARFDPSGMSVNQYFATSADGTRIPYFVVGPDEATGPTLLNGYGGFEIPMLPGYDGGLGRAWLARGGTFAVANIRGGGEYGPRWHQAALKENRHRAYEDFAAVASDLAARGITTPERLGVSGGSNGGLLTGNMFTQYPELFGAVVIQVPLLDMRRYHQLLAGASWMAEYGDPDDPTQWEFIRTFSPYHLLRAERPYPPLLVTTSTRDDRVHPGHARKFVARVEELGYPVDYYENIEGGHGGASNNEQRAFMRALSFAFLWEKLG
- a CDS encoding SUMF1/EgtB/PvdO family nonheme iron enzyme, whose protein sequence is MVWVPGGAFRMGSDDHYPEEAPARVVEVDGLWVCRTTVTNAAFAAFVAATGYRTVAERPLDPADFPGAPAENLVPGSMVFVGTPGPVDLRHLSQWWAWVPGASWRHPEGPRSDLHGRADHPVVHVAYEDADAYATWAGLVLPTEAQWEHAARGGIDGATYTWGADPETPDERRANYWHGDFPWRAEKGYGRTAPVATFPPNGYGLADMAGNVWEWTQDWYVERRWADLSPCCLPRDPRGGSAEQSYDPAQPQIRIPRKVLKGGSFLCADSYCLRYRPAARRPHMVDTGMSHIGFRCVAPPQR
- a CDS encoding acyltransferase family protein translates to MSADAASAADEGAVAVEAPPAVEVEAAVEGPLDTARSSVAEGQLFSRPKAGGVHAGHRYNPGLDGIRAISVIAILLYHGGVTFLPGGFLGVDIFFVLSGYLITSLLLLEHDRTQTLHLKNFWIRRARRLLPALVLMVAGVLVLFPMLDVEWPQSTRGDALAVLFYVSNWWFVLRGESYAQAFEDPSPFQHTWSLAIEEQWYLLLPLALLVLFRSPGGRRVLGWLLAIAALASAGLMAALQSTSDGSRAYYGTDTRLQGLLVGAAFACFAVSPMGRKLLDNAVVAVLGWIGLAGLLVAFVLAAQADPRMYQGGFLLLSVASVLVVASVVGTSKLSPNVLLSWQPLVVVGVLSYGIYLWHWPVYLVLSPERTGIDGVPLLIVRIAFTALVSIASFVIVERPLRIGAPPNSLASPQVAGPIAAAALVAALVGVAVPGVAGIKEESADSVDSLAAVAADRTQGGTGANKILLVGDSNALSLFAAVRDDPGPDVNLSIATRFGCGVVPYTASVEGKPLSPEQPLCTDWAAVREMEIEAAAPSVGVLFAGSWEQYDRWIGGRTVPYTSDAWLEATTADYVQVLREILKYAPRAVVVLNHCHQVPDTGLPAATMFAAGRYPPVLNDAKRVAATNEAAKKAAATLGNKVAVIDPNPFLCKSGYTSELNGVTLRTDGLHLTTAGGKLVWGWLRPQLTATR